The following proteins are co-located in the Castanea sativa cultivar Marrone di Chiusa Pesio chromosome 8, ASM4071231v1 genome:
- the LOC142605829 gene encoding uncharacterized protein LOC142605829 produces the protein MEDVKTWVVHMDGLSTLHVGGIGVVLQSLEGNTLKHKVHLQYQTTNNEVEYEVLLKGLELAKSLEVESILIQRDSQLVIGQVNGMYEAKEEQMRKCLNKVRCLVKKFKEASFIQVPREENIEADTFLKEASTNESMDEFNEV, from the coding sequence ATGGAAGACGTTAAAACATGGGTTGTCCATATGGATGGATTATCTACACTACATGTAGGAGGAATAGGAGTTGTTTTGCAGTCCCTAGAAGGTAATACATTGAAGCATAAGGTTCATCTACAGTATCAAACAACTAACAATGAAGTTGAGTATGAAGTCCTTCTTAAAGGGCTAGAATTAGCTAAGTCCTTGGAGGTAGAGTCAATACTCATCCAGAGAGATTCTCAGTTAGTTATAGgtcaagtgaatggaatgtaTGAAGCTAAGGAAGAACAGATGAGGAAATGTCTTAATAAGGTGAGATGCCTTGTAAAGAAATTTAAGGAAGCTAGTTTCATTCAAGTCCCAAGGGAAGAGAACATAGAAGCAGACACCTTTTTGAAAGAAGCATCAACAAATGAATCGATGGATGAGTTTAATGAAGTCTAa
- the LOC142605830 gene encoding uncharacterized protein LOC142605830 yields the protein MTTRTPTGETPFKLAYGSEAVIPAEVYMANHKVMKYQGEENKEQLCLNLDLIDEVRMNAEHRMARYKNLMAKQYDAMVKPRCFNIGDLVLKKVSLTTRNPTHVKLGPKLRRTL from the coding sequence ATGACTACAAGGACCCCCACAGGGGAAACTCCtttcaaactagcctatggaagtgaagcagtCATACCTGCAGAAGTATACATGGCTAACCACAaggtgatgaagtatcagggCGAGGAGAACAAAGAACAACTTTGTCTtaacctcgatcttattgacgaggtaaggatgAATGCAGAGCATAGAATGgcaagatacaaaaatcttatggccAAGCAATATGATGCTATGGTGAAACCCAGGTGCTTCAACATTGGGGACCTCGTCCTCAAAAAGGTCTCCTTGACAACGAGAAACCCGACTCATGTGAAGCTAGGGCCTAAATTGAGAAGGACCTTATAG